The nucleotide sequence GAGCTGGGCGTCACGGTCGTCTGGTGCCGGGAGGACCGCAAGCAGGTTCCCGAGACGGTGTCCGCGCTCGTCGAGTACCGCAACCGGAGCGCCGGCGTGCTCGTGAACGACGACCGCGTCTACGTCGCCCGCGATTTCGTGCCGTATCCGACTCCGCCCGACCGCGACCTGGCGCTGCGCAGGCTCGCGAACCTCACTCACGTGGAGGTCGAGAAGAACGCCATCCCGAAGGCCGTCACCTTCTTGGAGATGTACGACGTCAAGCACGTAGACGACCTGGGCGTCGCCCAGCGGTGGGCCGGTGCGGACACCTCCAAGACGCTCGCCGTCCCGCTCGGTCTGCGCGGAAAGGACGACCTCGTCGAGCTGAATCTCCACGAGCGCGCGCACGGACCGCATGGACTCGTCGCGGGTACGACCGGCTCCGGCAAGTCCGAGATCGTCCAGTCGTACATCCTGTCTCTCGCCGTGAACTTCGCGCCGGAGGACGTCGGCTTCCTCCCCATCGACTTCAAGGGCGGCGGGATGGCCAATCTCTTCGCCGGTCTGCCTCACCTTCTCGGGTCGATCACCAACCTCGACGGCGCAGCCTCTGCTCGCGCGCTCGCGTCCATCCGCGCCGAGCTTCAGAAGCGCCAGCGGCTCTTCGCGCAGTACGACGTGAACCACATCAACGGCTACACCCGGCTCTACAAGCTCGGAAAGAACTCCGACGACCGTGAGATCGGGGCGAAGTATCCGGCTCTGCCGATGCCGCACCTCTTCCTGATCTCCGACGAGTTCGCCGAGCTCAAGGCCAACCAGCCGGAGTTCATGGAAGAGCTGGTGTCGACGGCCCGCATCGGCCGATCCCTCGGCGTCCACCTGATCCTCGCGACTCAGAAGCCCAGTGGAGTCGTGAACGACCAGATCTGGTCGAACAGCCGCTTCAAGCTCGCGCTCAAGGTGGCCGACGTCTCCGACTCGCAGGAGATCATCAAGACGCCCGACGCGGCCGGCATCGTCGAGCCGGGACGCGCCTATCTCCAGGTCGGCAACAACGAGATCTACGAGCTGTTCCAGTCGGCCTGGTCGGGGGCCGACTACGACCCGGGCAAGACCGAGAAGAAGACGGTCGATGAGCGCATCTACCTGATCAACGACTTCGGGCAGTACGAGCTCTGGACTCGCGATCTGTCCGGCGACGAGGCGGCACAGGAGGCCCGGAAGGAGAAGGTGAGCGAGCTCGACGCGGTCGTCGAGCATCTGGCGGCGCTCGCCGCGGAGTCGGGGGCGGTCCTCCCGGAGAAGCCGTGGCTGCCGCCCTTGGGAAGCCGGATCCCGTCGCCTCCCGTCGACGCGGAGCCGGGCGTCCCGCTCGGTCTCCTCGACATCCCCAGCAAGCAGGCGCAGGAGGTGTACCGCTTCAGCCTCCCTGAGGCCGGGCACACGGCCGTCTTCGGCAGCCCGGGATACGGCGCCTCCACGCTGCTCCAGACGCTGGTGATGAACCTGGCCCGGCAGAACACTCCCGAGCAGATGCAGTTCATGCTGCTGGACCTCGGAAACAACGGACTGCTCCCGTTGGCGCCCCTTCCGCATGTCGCAGACATCGTGACGTTGGAGGAAGAGGAGAAGTTCCAGAAGGCCATGGAGCGCATCGCCGGCGTGCTGGCCGACCGGAAGAGCCTCCTCCGCAGCATCGGCGTGGCAACCCTCGCTCAGTACATGGTCAAGACCGGCCAGTCGCTCCCCACCCTCCTGAACGTCCTCGACGGCTACGACGGCCTCGCCCAGGACAAGCGGAAGGAGGCGATCGACGCCCAGCTCATCCAGGTCCTGCGAGAGGGTGCGGCACTCGGCGTGTACCTGGTGCTCACGGCGAACCGCGCGAACTCGATGCGCATGAACATGACCAGCAACATCCCGACCTCGATCGCCCTCTATCTGAACGATGAGGCGGACGTCGCGGCCCTCTTCGGCCGTGATCGGGTCATGCAGGCCGAGATACTCGGCCGCGGCCAGCTCCAGCTCGAGTCTCCGACCGCGATCCAGATCTTCCTGCCCTGCGACGGAGCGGACGATGCGGCCGTTCTTGACGCCCTGGAGAAGGAGGTCGCCGCCATCGGCGAAGCGTGGACGGGCGCGCGCCCGGAGCGGATCCCGATGGTGCCGCAGGAGCTGACGGTGGAGGCGTTCGGAAGCCGGGTATCCAGCGGGGAGTCGCAGAACAAGCTCTTCCTCGGGTTGAACAAGAGCAGCGCCCTGCCGGAGAGCTTCGACCTGTTTGTCGGTAAGGCGTTGGCCATCTTCCCTGCGACAGGGAAGCAAGCGGCGTCAACGTATCCGTTCGTGATCGAAGGTCTGCGGGATGCGATCGCCAGCGAACACCTTGTCGTCATCGACGCTCATGACACGCTCAGGCCGCTTCTCGGAGCTATCGAATGCCTCTACATCGGAAAGGCGGCGCTGAAGAGTCATGCCGAGGCGGTCAAAAAGGCGCTGACGGATCTGACCGAGTTCGGAACACGGACGCCGAGCTGCATCCTGATCAACGGCCTGACCGATGTGTTGGAGAAGCTCATGCTGCCGACCGATCAGCTCGCCGAGCTTCTCGGCGCCAGCGGCGATCACGTCCAGGTGATCCTGTTGGACCACGTTTC is from Leifsonia sp. 466MF and encodes:
- the essC gene encoding type VII secretion protein EssC, whose protein sequence is MSAGPGTDFFALSATGPSGGRLRDDRLIAGSVLFSVYVLDAELVTIPLTEERPSAVFDDLTLGVVNDRLFINGAAVPAGLTECNDHVLLVVDARRAESTHLVFDPDDHFLIGGSDSASIRTPGDTMVAIHGDTVIARTGSDFLYVNERRADEREIIHAAAVGDRVLTADYLVERRAAQWRVTTFADGTELDRSTFLEQEQHDEFPPDFPDYRRSPRITLEVPSDKVQVHKIAPAQKPDKNSILKALLPPLGMVAVGVATTVLSGRNPLMMLGMAILSLLTAAFTVSQFVADRRERRKEDDARRDDYERYLVNVTASLTRLCEQEKSVRDYNAPGPEALVRMVTAYGPRIYERLPNNKDFLDVSLGTGDAPSSLTVTSDANERDDDADTRRVAELVDRFSTQQNVPITLSLRTQTLGLVGTDDAVRTAAANLLLQLAVFQSYRDVNFIALVPGKSYRENWHPWRFLPHFTMQGLNVRGLVHNAKTRDMILNSFTQILSKRRQALTQAGREKSVFSPHYVLSILDDSYLAGHGINEFLAEDMTELGVTVVWCREDRKQVPETVSALVEYRNRSAGVLVNDDRVYVARDFVPYPTPPDRDLALRRLANLTHVEVEKNAIPKAVTFLEMYDVKHVDDLGVAQRWAGADTSKTLAVPLGLRGKDDLVELNLHERAHGPHGLVAGTTGSGKSEIVQSYILSLAVNFAPEDVGFLPIDFKGGGMANLFAGLPHLLGSITNLDGAASARALASIRAELQKRQRLFAQYDVNHINGYTRLYKLGKNSDDREIGAKYPALPMPHLFLISDEFAELKANQPEFMEELVSTARIGRSLGVHLILATQKPSGVVNDQIWSNSRFKLALKVADVSDSQEIIKTPDAAGIVEPGRAYLQVGNNEIYELFQSAWSGADYDPGKTEKKTVDERIYLINDFGQYELWTRDLSGDEAAQEARKEKVSELDAVVEHLAALAAESGAVLPEKPWLPPLGSRIPSPPVDAEPGVPLGLLDIPSKQAQEVYRFSLPEAGHTAVFGSPGYGASTLLQTLVMNLARQNTPEQMQFMLLDLGNNGLLPLAPLPHVADIVTLEEEEKFQKAMERIAGVLADRKSLLRSIGVATLAQYMVKTGQSLPTLLNVLDGYDGLAQDKRKEAIDAQLIQVLREGAALGVYLVLTANRANSMRMNMTSNIPTSIALYLNDEADVAALFGRDRVMQAEILGRGQLQLESPTAIQIFLPCDGADDAAVLDALEKEVAAIGEAWTGARPERIPMVPQELTVEAFGSRVSSGESQNKLFLGLNKSSALPESFDLFVGKALAIFPATGKQAASTYPFVIEGLRDAIASEHLVVIDAHDTLRPLLGAIECLYIGKAALKSHAEAVKKALTDLTEFGTRTPSCILINGLTDVLEKLMLPTDQLAELLGASGDHVQVILLDHVSKVNSNFGLIATLKENVDQLLFGGDLGTQRFVDNLPLAARRQAAGKNVLHSLKDDELSEIVIPTIQQNEG